The Fundulus heteroclitus isolate FHET01 chromosome 13, MU-UCD_Fhet_4.1, whole genome shotgun sequence genome contains a region encoding:
- the clec3bb gene encoding tetranectin, with amino-acid sequence MEFRGVSVLLGVLLLIHCSLQQTASRKKPVKKDASRDAALAEMQKQIDDIVQELNVLKEHQALQTVCLKGLKVHRKCFLVDPLKKRYHTASEDCNALGGVLGEPTSSEENDQLRDYIRQSIGLDEQVWLGFSDMAVEGQWLDQTGFSITYKNWDASNFGSPQPDGGKSQNCAVLSPSSGKWLDENCREEKPSVCQFSIV; translated from the exons ATGGAGTTCAGAGGAGTTTCCGTTCTGCTGGGAGTCCTGCTGCTCATCCACTGTTCTCTCCAGCAGACTGCGTCAAGGAAGAAGCCGGTGAAGAAAG ATGCATCAAGGGATGCTGCCTTGGCGGAGATGCAGAAACAGATTGACGACATTGTTCAGGAGCTCAACGTGCTGAAGGAGCATCAGGCTCTGCAAACAG tgTGTTTAAAAGGTTTGAAGGTCCACAGAAAGTGTTTCTTGGTTGACCCTCTGAAGAAACGTTATCACACTGCCTCTGAGGACTGCAACGCCCTGGGTGGCGTCCTCGGTGAGCCCACCTCCAGCGAAGAGAACGACCAGCTGAGGGACTACATCCGACAGAGCATCGGCCTGGACGAGCAGGTCTGGCTCGGATTCAGCGACATGGCCGTCGAGGGCCAGTGGTTGGACCAAACCGGCTTTAGCATCACCTACAAAAACTGGGACGCATCCAACTTCGGATCTCCCCAGCCGGATGGCGGCAAGTCCCAGAACTGCGCTGTCCTGTCGCCTTCCAGCGGGAAATGGCTTGATGAGAACTGTCGTGAGGAGAAGCCCTCAGTCTGCCAGTTCAGCATAGTGTGA
- the LOC118565230 gene encoding uncharacterized protein LOC118565230, translated as MADLIQDELHLQFDIVRFYTDSKVVLGYICNESKRFYTYVHNRVQRIRQSSKPGQWYYVRTEENPADHASRSLPTAQLTKSTWFTGPSFIHRSPVETTHESEIFELIEPDKDSEIRPQVKTYATHLQVLSSKRFERFSTFKSLVGAIANLVHIAKSFNGTNPNSVCKGWHKCHLPRTPEEIAQAKNVILKETQKAHFQKELSALNSGKAVSKQSPLQKLSPVLQNGLITVGGRLKHSEIENFEKSPVILPKDSHISLLLTRHHHELVKHQGRHLTEGAIRAAGLWLIGGKRLVNSVIHKCIICRKLRGKQEQQRMADLPPERLKTCPPFTYVGLDVFGPWIITTRRTRGGQAESKRWAIMFTCMSSRAVHIEVIESLDTSSCINALRRFFALRGPAKQLLSDRGTNFIGASKELRMDKSMQKYISDQGCTWEFNPPHASHMGGSWERMIGIARRILDSMLLQNKLQLTHEVLSTFMAEITAIINARPLLPVSSDPENPFILSPSTLLTQKSCLLPPPGDFLDKHLYTKQWRQVQALSNQFWTRWRREYLPTLQQRQKWTVSRRNLQVGDLVLLKDKQVTRNSWPMARVTATFPGKDNRVRKIEVKAWDQGCVKTFLRPVTEVILLMPKD; from the coding sequence ATGGCTGATCTCATTCAGGATGAGTTACATCTACAGTTCGATATAGTACGCTTTTATACAGACAGTAAGGTAGTACTAGGCTACATCTGCAACGAGTCAAAAAGATTCTACACATATGTCCACAACAGAGTACAGCGCATTCGCCAGTCTTCAAAGCCAGGGCAGTGGTATTATGTGCGTACAGAGGAAAACCCAGCAGACCATGCGTCACGGTCCTTGCCAACAGCTCAACTCACAAAGTCCACATGGTTCACCGGACCATCCTTCATACACCGTTCTCCTGTGGAAACAACACATGAAAGCGAAATATTTGAGCTGATTGAACCAGACAAAGACTCTGAAATCAGGCCACAAGTCAAAACTTATGCCACTCATCTCCAAGTACTAAGCAGTAAACGCTTTGAGAGGTTTTCTACCTTCAAGTCTTTAGTCGGAGCAATAGCAAATCTTGTCCACATTGCAAAATCCTTCAATGGCACTAACCCAAACAGCGTATGCAAAGGCTGGCACAAATGCCACCTCCCACGTACTCCAGAGGAAATAGCTCAAGCAAAAAACGTTATCCTCAAAGAGACACAAAAGGCTCACTTTCAAAAGGAACTTTCTGCTCTTAACTCTGGAAAGGCAGTCTCAAAACAGAGCCCCCTACAAAAGCTCAGCCCAGTCTTACAGAACGGTCTCATTACCGTTGGAGGCAGACTCAAACACTCCGAAATCGAGAACTTTGAAAAAAGCCCAGTAATTCTCCCTAAGGACAGTCACATCTCCCTTCTGCTCACTCGTCACCACCACGAGTTGGTGAAGCACCAAGGCCGTCATCTGACGGAAGGAGCAATCAGGGCTGCAGGATTGTGGCTCATTGGTGGCAAAAGACTAGTAAACTCAGTAATCCACAAATGCATAATCTGCCGCAAGCTACGTGGAAAACAGGAACAACAACGCATGGCAGACCTACCACCCGAACGCCTCAAAACATGTCCTCCTTTCACCTACGTCGGCCTTGATGTTTTCGGGCCTTGGATTATAACAACAAGGCGTACCAGGGGCGGACAAGCCGAAAGCAAGCGTTGGGCTATCATGTTTACCTGCATGAGTTCGAGAGCTGTGCATATTGAAGTAATCGAATCTCTAGACACATCCAGCTGCATTAACGCCCTCCGCCGTTTCTTTGCACTAAGAGGCCCCGCCAAACAGCTGCTATCCGATCGCGGCACCAATTTCATTGGAGCTTCAAAAGAACTAAGAATGGACAAatcaatgcaaaaatatatatcagaTCAAGGTTGTACCTGGGAATTCAATCCGCCACATGCTTCCCACATGGGAGGCTCTTGGGAGCGCATGATCGGCATTGCCCGCAGAATCCTGGACTCGATGCTACTTCAAAACAAGTTGCAACTGACTCACGAAGTGTTATCTACATTCATGGCCGAAATCACAGCCATCATAAATGCAAGGCCACTCCTCCCAGTTTCCTCTGATCCAGAGAACCCCTTTATCCTatctccttcaacgctccttacACAGAAATCTTGCCTTTTACCACCCCCTGGAGACTTCCTGGACAAACACCTTTACACCAAACAATGGAGGCAGGTCCAAGCTCTTTCAAATCAGTTTTGGACCCGCTGGAGGCGAGAGTATTTGCCCACACTGCAACAAAGACAGAAATGGACTGTATCCCGCAGAAACCTCCAAGTCGGTGATCTAGTTCTGCTTAAGGACAAGCAGGTCACACGGAACAGCTGGCCCATGGCAAGAGTCACTGCCACTTTCCCAGGCAAAGACAATCGAGTAAGGAAGATCGAGGTGAAGGCATGGGACCAAGGCTGTGTAAAGACCTTTTTGCGACCGGTTACCGAGGTTATTCTTCTCATGCCAAAGGACTGA